A stretch of the Macaca mulatta isolate MMU2019108-1 chromosome 16, T2T-MMU8v2.0, whole genome shotgun sequence genome encodes the following:
- the MFAP4 gene encoding microfibril-associated glycoprotein 4 isoform X1 has translation MKAQGVLLKLALLALPLLLLLSTPPCAPQVSGIRGDALERFCLQQPLDCDDIYAQGYQSDGVYLIYPLGPSVPVPVFCDMTTEGGKWTVFQKRFNGSVSFFRGWNDYKLGFGRADGEYWLGLQNMHLLTLKQKYELRVDLEDFENNTAYAKYADFSISPNAVSAEEDGYTLYVAGFEDGGAGDSLSYHSGQKFSTFDRDQDLFVQNCAALSSGAFWFRSCHFANLNGFYLGGSHLSYANGINWAQWKGFYYSLKRTEMKIRRA, from the exons ATGAAGGCACAAGGAGTTCTCTTGAAACTT GCCCTCCTGGccctgccgctgctgctgcttctctccacGCCCCCGTGTGCCCCCCAGGTCTCCGGGATCCGAGGAGATG ctctggAGAGGTTTTGCCTTCAGCAACCCCTGGACTGTGACGACATCTATGCCCAGGGCTACCAGTCAGACGGCGTGTACCTCATCTACCCCTTGGGCCCCAGTGTGCCTGTGCCCGTCTTCTGTGACATGACCACCGAGGGCGGGAAGTGGACG GTTTTCCAGAAGAGATTCAATGGCTCAGTGAGTTTCTTCCGGGGCTGGAATGACTACAAGCTGGGCTTCGGCCGTGCCGATGGAGAGTACTGGCTGG ggCTGCAGAACATGCACCTCCTGACGCTGAAGCAGAAGTACGAGCTGCGAGTGGACTTGGAGGACTTTGAGAACAACACGGCCTACGCCAAGTACGCTGACTTCTCCATCTCCCCGAACGCGGTCAGTGCAGAGGAAGACGGCTACACCCTCTATGTGGCAGGCTTCGAGGACGGCGGGGCAG GTGACTCCCTGTCCTACCACAGTGGCCAGAAGTTCTCTACCTTTGACCGGGACCAGGACCTCTTTGTGCAGAACTGCGCGGCTCTCTCCTCAGGAGCCTTCTGGTTCCGCAGCTGCCACTTCGCCAACCTCAATGGCTTCTACCTAGGTGGCTCCCACCTCTCCTATGCCAATGGCATCAACTGGGCCCAGTGGAAGGGCTTCTACTACTCCCTCAAGCGCACTGAGATGAAAATCCGTCGGGCCTGA
- the MFAP4 gene encoding microfibril-associated glycoprotein 4 isoform X2 gives MKALLALPLLLLLSTPPCAPQVSGIRGDALERFCLQQPLDCDDIYAQGYQSDGVYLIYPLGPSVPVPVFCDMTTEGGKWTVFQKRFNGSVSFFRGWNDYKLGFGRADGEYWLGLQNMHLLTLKQKYELRVDLEDFENNTAYAKYADFSISPNAVSAEEDGYTLYVAGFEDGGAGDSLSYHSGQKFSTFDRDQDLFVQNCAALSSGAFWFRSCHFANLNGFYLGGSHLSYANGINWAQWKGFYYSLKRTEMKIRRA, from the exons ATGAAG GCCCTCCTGGccctgccgctgctgctgcttctctccacGCCCCCGTGTGCCCCCCAGGTCTCCGGGATCCGAGGAGATG ctctggAGAGGTTTTGCCTTCAGCAACCCCTGGACTGTGACGACATCTATGCCCAGGGCTACCAGTCAGACGGCGTGTACCTCATCTACCCCTTGGGCCCCAGTGTGCCTGTGCCCGTCTTCTGTGACATGACCACCGAGGGCGGGAAGTGGACG GTTTTCCAGAAGAGATTCAATGGCTCAGTGAGTTTCTTCCGGGGCTGGAATGACTACAAGCTGGGCTTCGGCCGTGCCGATGGAGAGTACTGGCTGG ggCTGCAGAACATGCACCTCCTGACGCTGAAGCAGAAGTACGAGCTGCGAGTGGACTTGGAGGACTTTGAGAACAACACGGCCTACGCCAAGTACGCTGACTTCTCCATCTCCCCGAACGCGGTCAGTGCAGAGGAAGACGGCTACACCCTCTATGTGGCAGGCTTCGAGGACGGCGGGGCAG GTGACTCCCTGTCCTACCACAGTGGCCAGAAGTTCTCTACCTTTGACCGGGACCAGGACCTCTTTGTGCAGAACTGCGCGGCTCTCTCCTCAGGAGCCTTCTGGTTCCGCAGCTGCCACTTCGCCAACCTCAATGGCTTCTACCTAGGTGGCTCCCACCTCTCCTATGCCAATGGCATCAACTGGGCCCAGTGGAAGGGCTTCTACTACTCCCTCAAGCGCACTGAGATGAAAATCCGTCGGGCCTGA